The sequence below is a genomic window from Bombus affinis isolate iyBomAffi1 chromosome 13, iyBomAffi1.2, whole genome shotgun sequence.
TAAGTATAAGTTAGTCTATCGAGTATTAGTCATCGTATCGTCGTTTTAATTCGATTTCACTTTATAATTTTCTTAATCGCGGACTTGCCTTCTGGTTATTGGATATCTAAGATAAGGATTCCTCGAATTGCACCCTCGTATGAATATCAAAATTAATTCGTTCGGAGAAAGACGAGAAAGAGCGCAGGTCGTAACTTCAAATTTGAAACTCCTTCCTTTATCCGATAAATTAAGCTACGAATTAAAATTTCCATTTAAATGGGAGTTTAAGTATCGATTATAAACGAAAGGAACTAAATTGGTTTAAAGAGTTGTATGTATGAGCATGTATGTCCGAAAGGTCCTAGAATTAGGATTTATTACACATAATGCGAATATGTTACATCGGCGTTcgattatatttaaattacaagACATCGGAATAACTTATTTGCATCCGGTATTGGAAATATAAACATAGCAGTTAAAATAACATTCAAGTGTTTTTTAATTGCTCAATCAACATTTATATACAATTTTCTCAGTCGTTTTAACATGGTATATTGGTAGAATTTCTGTAGCATTAATGATAATGCGACGTCCTGATCgattttaaataatagaaaacgaAAAGACTAACTATAAGCAGCCAGGGTAAATATCAGAATACGTAATTGAGTatcaataaatatgaataatgttaaATAGTTATTAACTTTTATCCATCCAACTAgctaatattacgaaatattacaggtaatattaatataatatcgtAGATCCTGAAACTCACCTGATCGTTATTATTTTCTCAGACGTGAAATTAATTTGCATTATGTTTACTCAATAATAAATACTTCTACAAGTTATTAAGGTATAAATCtgaatatacatttttaaacgagggaattaacatttttaattacgggatataatctttttatagtttctataatttatatttttagtttttattaaattttaagttTGATTTGAAATGGTAGCTTCATAATCTCTAATTGCAAATAATTGCAAATTGCTTTCTCAACAGCAGTATATCGATTAATTGAATATTCTCTATTTGTTAATTCGTTCCCCTTCATACCGAAAACTGATTTTCTCTCTATCAAGAAAAACTACTTAAGTTAAAAAGGAGAAACTCGTTACCTTAACtcgattctttttcttttttttttttttttaacgcaaGAAGATCACGCTGTGCTAAGTACGTATTACAGATAGCAATTACAGTTAATGCAACCGATGCGGTTTTTTTAACCCAAGTTTCTCATAACTGCGATTTGTTTCAGATCAGACGCGAGTACGGCTGCTACGATGAAGTCTTCTTTTCGAATTACAGCCTTAACAAGCGCCAGTGCAATTGGATAAGATTCCTCCGTATAGTTCAGTCTTACGACGAACAAGTAAACTTAATCGGTACCAAAGTGAAAGGTGAGTTAATGTATGCaccgaaagaagaagaaaaaagattaaGTAAATCATGAGAATCAACACGATGCAGCAAATGATAGCGTACGTGCACGTCGGTCGTGATAAAttttccatgcaaattattgatGTCGCTAAGTTTTCTGCCactcaaaattaatattatgtttcctgcatttcaatttataaatatctgCTTGGCGAACTATCCTGCGACATACGGCAACGAATAACGTTCGATATTTTCATCGCCTGATTTTCCTTTCTTGGTTCTCGTTTTCTAATCACCTGAATAAACTGACTCTACTTTGAATATCTAAATTTGAGATCAGTGTTACGCACATGTGACATATTATGTAATCTAAATTAGTTACAACGATCTATCTGTACGATTCTGTATGTGCATAAGTAACTAAATTATCCGCGAATAATTATCTGTACGGCAGAACTCAAGGAATGAAATTGAAAACAGTTAATTTCATTGAAATCTTTGCTAATACAGACAACTACGTTGCGTATAGTTTATACGTAGAAAGTTTAATATTTCTCGTCGTTATCGTAATTTAGTGGATAATACGTTTACTTCGATAAAATCCAATTAACACTGCTTTATTAATTGATTACCTTTTCATTTCCCATCGATGCGAATTATTAACGTTCCTTTTTGCTCTTTCCGTTCGTTTATGCGATTCAGGGGATCCAATCTTCGAAGTAATAAAGGATGTCCAACCGGATACAGAATTAGTGGCTTGGTTTCTTCCTACGGCAGAACAAGATTTCGTCTTTATATCGCACGACATGTGTTCCAGGTCTGCTCTCTACAGATGCACCATTGACTCCATTTTAGATGGTGAGTCTCTCTAAATACTTTTAACTTGAAATAATACAGAGAATCGACACGGAGTCTCGTAAACTGACAACCTCTCGAATACGTCGATTTACATTATCGTTTCTACGTTTCCCAAACGCATTTCAAATCATCTCCCATCTCTCTGTACCCTGATATACGTAATATAACTaaagcggaacaaaaccaaGACTATAAAGTACCTTTGTGAAAAGTCAAAGGCACGCGAAGCTTACGAAAGAGTCCCTTAACAAAGACAACTAGAAAAGCttctaaaaatctacaaaaagaaagatagaaagTGCGAAACTTTGCTCGAGAACGTTTCATAGACGCTATGGACCGTTCTCCTTGTCCGTGTGAAGGATTTATCAGAACGCGATACACGCGAATTCGTTTTATACGTAAGTTGAGATGCGTTCAAGAAGAATCGCTCTGAAAGACCAGTGAGCGAAAGAGGCAGAGCGGTGGGGCTGTGTTCGGTGATCGAAATCTTGAGCGGGTGCAATCGCGTTAATCGGCGCAATCGCGGGTCAATCGAAAAAGAAGGTAAAGAAAGTCGGCTAACAAATCTGAAATGCAAATATGCGCCGGTATTTTTGTCGGCTGGATCACAAGGTGCTCGTTCGTTCGCTCATGATTCAAATGCGCAGACCCCCGCGCTTACCGGGGGATATAAAGGACAGTACAATGCCAGCGAACCTTCAATTCCGAAGAGGAGGGCTCGCCGACCGAAGAGGAGAACCGCCGGATAAACGGGTGACCATGAGGGGGATGGTCGCAGTCGCGACCACGGATATTTGCTAGGAGATCCTTGGCCTTGAAAGAAACCGAGAAAATGGATATTATTATATCGGATAAGGTACAATTGCGCCAAGCCCGAAGACGGGCTGAAGTTTCGCGTAAAGTAGAGGCACTCTCGTTATTGCGCAAGTATCTCCAAAGAGGGGAAGAAAACGTTGTATTTCGATGGGATTAGAACGTTATGAAGTATCATGGTACACAGACGCGCGCAACAATTGATATGGATTATATGTTACGTTACGTAGGCGAGAAGAAAGGAAACCTCTAAGTTTCTAAAGCCTCTAAGTATCAAAACCCAAATACGGGGTACAAATATCTTCAAATGTTTATTTTAGCGTAAATACCACTTTTTAAAGATATTCATTCGGGATAGCGATTTTGCGAATTGAAAGAATGCTACACGAAGGAAAAGAAACGTTGTTTTAGTTAGGCTTTTTACAACGTTATTGTTTAAGATGATACATAGTTACACAGGTGCACGATGTTTCTTGCGATCAGTAGAAATCTTTTGCTCCTATAGATACACGAGGGACTTGATGGAAAAGTAGCGGAATTACTTGCTTTTGCAAAAGTGACACGAGTACAGAGAAcgatatataaaatttgtatttatctAGCGGATTTCCTTATAAACTTCCAAACCTTTGTGAATACCTATCGGAATGCGTTTTAGCGCCTGGAAGCAAAAAGAACGTCGACAAATGAAAAGTTTAATAACTTTCTCTGTTAGAGTTTAACCTTGTAATTTTCTCGAGTCGAAGATTTTTATCTATGTCCCTTTCCCTTTGAGTCTCTCGTTTAACAAGATCTCAAAGATAGCGTTTAATAAGCAGATGTTGCGTTTAAGAATCCCCTTTAGACTTATCCATGGCGTTGCTTTCTCATCATTCGTCATCGACAATTTCACATCCGTACTACGAGGTGGACGAATACGAGTCTACGTCCGAAGAATCCTCGTCATCGACGTTATCCTTGACAGGGGATCATTTAGATTGCAGTATTTTAACGACGATTAAGAGAGGAGAAAGGGTTCTGTTGCCGTGCGAAGTCTGCGGGAAATCCTTTGACCGACCTTCCCTTTTAAAACGTCACATGAGAACGCACACAGGTGAGTGAAACATCGATCGGTGCCTTTCAAGCAAACAATTCTAATTTTACTCGATATTAACGCTATACGAACGTCGTGTCATTTGCACGAAATTATTGAATAATTAATGATAACTGTGCGGTAAGTTTAAAGACCAGTAGTCGCATAAtttacgattacaatttctaacGACAGCGAggacatttttatttctatacaagaaagaatattttaacATAACTCGATCGAAAGGGCTAACAGACTTAAGCCTTTCGACGGTTGAACATCGGCCAAGTAATTTGATTTTGTTGTTAAATTGAAGGAGAGAAACCGCATGTTTGTATGGTGTGCAACAAGGGTTTCTCAACGTCGAGCTCGTTGAATACGCACAAGCGAATCCACAGTGGTGAAAAACCTCATCAGTGTCTCGTTTGCGGTAAGAAGTTTACGGCCTCTTCCAACCTCTACTATCATCGTATGACTCACATCAAGGTAAGTTTCCAACAAGCTGCTCTCACTGAAAAAGATAAATATCCTTATATCGCGAgcatatcctatcgatactctTTCGCTAGTTACTCGGAGTACTCGTCAAAACTTAGCAACATGTAACATCGCGGTTCGATATAAAATGTGGTCGCCTATTTTGCCAATGATAATGTCCGAACAGTTCCTCATCCGGAGTTTTAACGATGATCGGGGTACGATACGTAAGAGAACAATAAATCATTAATCTATCCTTTTGACTCTTCAGGATCGATCGTGTTATGCGTTGCATTTACGCGCCAATGTTTCGTCAACGTTATAACTCACTTTTTCAGGCTGCAGCTGTAACGTTCACGCAAAAGTGCGCAACACGTTCGATGCCGAAGACCCAAAAGCGTGACCCGTCGATCATCGCGGAAGATAAAATCCAAAATTCATCAATTTGTCACTAACTCGTCGTTGCTCAAAGCGTCCAGATATCTATGAGCCATACTATCGCAAAatgacaaatatttaaaaaagaaaaacacattTGAAAACACGATTAAGTTAAAGTATACGAAGGAGAGGAAGAAAAGGCAGATGGATCCTTTTGAGAATCGGAGCAGACCGAGTCCCTTCAGGGAGTTTATCTTCATTTTAGCCGTAGTTATCCCAGTCGGTGTAAAGCTGGTTGTGATCGGGAAAACGCAAGGAAACCGGTACGCGAAGCGGTAACGCGAGGCGCGAGTGGTAAAAGATCGGTCGGAGTTTTTATTTATCAGAGCGGAAACCCCCGTATGAGTTTCTCTAATCCAGCGAAGTAATGATATCTCGGGAGCCATATAGGTTGCTCTTGCCATCAGCTACTGTAATTGGTCCATTACTCGCTACTGCTTGGAATGCAATCCAATTAGGGAGACGGAGAATATACCCGGAGGCAGACTCTTCTGGTTCTCTCTTCGATCTTATGTTAACATCGCTTTCCGCCTCTATCTCTCGTCTACCTTCGCCGGTGTACTATCTCCCCTGCCATCTTTCTCCTTCGTTTCTACTGACTTCCATTCCCTTCCTCTTTCGCGTGCTCCGCCGCTCATCCCACTTACCCTTGCCACCTTTTCATCGTGTTTTCGCGAGACCACGCGTTCTTTTATTGTCGCTCGGAAAGTCGATCCAACTGGGATAACAAATACGACGCGTGTCTTTGCACTTTGTCTTTCACGCTCGATGCTAGTTTTGCGTATGGGGAAAAATCAGTTTGCCGATTTCCATCTTTTAGAATTCCGTTTATTGCAATATATAGGATATTCCGCAAAATATAGTTGCTGCTGTCGAGCATGTGATCCCGTAGATATCCTTCAGCCTCGTTTGCCCCTTATGACGTTGCGATAAACGTAAGAAGAGTATGATCCGCGGATTGCTTATCTTGTATTTCAACGCTTGCAAATtctattcttcttttatttttaatggaaGAATTTTCTTGCCAATTTAGCAATCTACCTCTTGGTTGTATTGATTCTTGTATgacagtataaaaatataaacaaatataagaccataatatgaaaaataacaGTATACGAAAAAGCAAGGTGAGCCTGGATGGGAAATAagagattttaaatattaaaatacgtaTTTAGGGAAGAAAATGATAGAAGTGTTCGATCAGAGACCACGACAAGTCCCattaattcttttaaatatttatcgcgTTGGTAAAAATTAATTGGATCTTTAATCAAATGCAAAGCAGTTCGTGTTGTGAGCTCCTTTATTCGTACATAGTTAACAGTTTTAACTGCAATTTATACAATAACGAACAGCATTTATTTCTGTATAAATTTCTTCGCAATCAATGCCGTTCTTTTATATCTCTTTCTATCTATTATAATATCATTTCATCGTAAATCGGTATAACATTTCAtagatttttattatatttttgcgAGTTggtgaaataaaaataagtttAGAATCTTATCTTTATTTAGGTAGTAGTTTGTACTATAGAAGAAATGTTCTATTTTTTGTGCTAGTATTCAATGAAAAGAGAAAAGGTATGCGGGttacaataatatttatcgaACTTTCTTTAAGGTCGAAGATTCTCATAATCGAAGTGTATTTACGTATTTCACAGTATCTTCCTTGAAGAAAacttaaatacaaatattaaccAGCAAACGCTTGAAAACGACGAGTGATAGTACATAGCACAAGAAGTAGTGTCGTTTTCAATTTACTGTAAAACTCACGATCTTATCTTATGAACGAAACTAAAAGTTTTACAAGTTGAAATTACATTGTTTCGCAAAACGGTGATTTGTTTCAATTTATTCGCAGTATAAATTCGCAGTGAAGGATGCTCTTACGTTTATGTTTCAGGAGAAGCCACACAAGTGTTCACAATGCTCCAAGTCGTTCCCAACACCGGGAGATCTTAAGAGTCATATGTACGTGCATAATGGGCTATGGCCATTCAGGTGCCATATTTGTAGCCGTGGTTTCAGTAAACCAACTAATCTTAAAAACCACATGTTGCTACATCTTGGCAGGTGTTCGAACAAGAAGATTGTCAAATCCATTTCCGACTACTGACCGATCGATAACGCCCCCTCGATAATTTAGAAAATCCATCGAGAAATCTATACGTATTTTGTTACGCTATTGTACGagatagaaatgaaaattacTCGTCTAAACATCTCTCCCTATTTATATCGCTGTTTAAAGAAACACGTGCGCAAAGTTTGCGCACAATACAGTTTGACGCACAATTACACTTTGATCTTATTGTTAGTAACGTTTTCAATTGCTCATTACATTCAGGTAAAATTAGTATGTAAGTACGTATTGTTATCACGCCATAAGATCCATTTTCGTTAACTTTTATATCTTATTTAGAACAATTAATtgaatgttatttttataaaatttctttattgttCCTCGAAGTTAATTAATACTGTTTACAAAGTGTTACGTTGATTATTATTGTAGTGTTAAGATAGATCTACGTATGTAAGAGAAATCACATGAACTTTGAGTGAAACGTTCATTTCTTATGATATAGGAAATTTAAGAAATATGCATTGAGGAATAAACGCGTTGTTTCGCATTTCTTGTACGCGCGTGTTATTAACTACAAGAATCTAaatgaaagaaggaaaaagttaCCCTTACATCGAGTGCTTGCCGGTTCATGAATTTTCATCgttcctgacaatttcatatcGTTCAACTCGATGAAGAGAAGTAATTGCCTTTTTACCTCGTTCCGATATTTGTTTCGCAATTACAGCAAATGACCTATGCATACCTTTGATAAAATTATGTGATGTTTAAAATAATCTTTATCTTTTTAGATTTCGTCATAGCAGAAGAACAATCAATATCTAAATGAATAAAAGTCGTTAGTACTCGTAAAATTAATCAAGGTTTAGTTACAATGAATAATCTATGCCtttgtattttcttcttttcacttACCTTTGACTCGTATTTCATTCTTTTTGCTCAtgctaatatttaatataagttTTGTATTTATTGCTAATTActtgtattataaaaataatcaaagtgaaaattttatgaacctcataaataaaaagaaactatGATTATTTAAAGCACAAGTCGTGGTAATCACAATCTTCAATCAAAAATTGTTTTTAACtaataattgtaaaataaaattgaaaaattgtaacGAAACTTTTTAGTATTTTAAATTAATCTAATTAcatgatatacatacataaagaAAACACCAAATAGTCCTATTTAAGTTCACaacaaaaatattataacatttttaaaacaaaattatatttacatgtaATGTATTAATATCTGTTTAATAATGTTAGAATTTATCACTTTCATTCATTTAGATTTGATCTCCaatttaaaatataacaaacataattttatgtatttacaccattttcttataatatttagtcgatatacaaaataatgcgaaaatatttttctcctaAAGGTATCAATAAACGGAACACAATTTGGAGATATTTAGGTGTAATTTTTGTGTATAGACTTCCTTCACAAGTAGATCATTTTTAGATCACATTATTTACAACTACAGACAAGCTCCACCACTGATGAGACCAGGTTTTGTATCAGTAGGTACTTGTTTCTGGAAACAATCATCCAAAAATTGAGCCATTGATAAGTAGAGGTGACCTTTCACTCCTGCTAATGTATGACCCACGTCTGGATACACCTGGGAACAAACAATCAATATTGTAAAAAGCAGGATAATCTAAAGTTATGTATTCATCGCGTAGAATGATCTTATGCGTTTGCTAACATCTAAAAATGTCTACCTGTTGTCGGAAAAGTATGTCTTTTTTTGCAAGGTAATGCGTAAGTGCCATGGATTGTTGAAATTGGACGTTATCATCTGCGGTACCATGCActaaataaaacattttatttcgTAAATTTTCCACTTTCTCATACACATCTGACTCGGCGTATCCTTTATAATTTGCTATAACATCTGGTAAACCCATGTATCTTTCAGCATATGCTGAATctgtttaaatataaaaattaagtttcttaattaatacgaataatttaatgtaaatttaagaaaatagtaataattcaaaaatattGAACTCAAGTAGTGTACCATGAAGTTTCCATGAAACAATAGGTGCTACACTTATACCACATTCAAAGACATCTTGCCCAGGATGCGCCAGCGCAAGGGCAGCTACGAAACCTCCATAACTCCAACCCCAAACAGCCACTCGTTGCTTATCCACGAAATGCAATGAATCCCGCAAATatctaaaaattttaaataacttgataaagtattaattttatttatactagTATTCGGTAATCTAAAGTTTCTTCTGAAAAGGTTTTTCTTACTCAGTCACTTCAAGTTGATCAGCAACTTCTACAGAGCCAAGTCTATAATACACTTCGTGAAGAAACTTATAGCCTTGTCCTCCACTACCTCTCCCATCAATTTGTGCAACAATCATATTTTTTCTACTAGCCAAATAAGTATTCCAATCAATTTTAAACGTTTCTGTTACTAGCTGTGAACCTGGTGCACCATacctaaaaataaaaatatttctgatCTCATATGCTGTCTTCCTAAAATAATGTTAGAGTTTAATATTGAAGAATATGCTTACACTTGTACAATTAAAGGATATCTGGTGATTTCATCTTCTCTTAGTCCAGGTGGTAAATGCAATTTTACTTGTGCATTATATCCACCACTTATTTGAACAGGAAATGTTTTTATTTGTGGGAGTGCAAGTTTAGCAACTCGTTCCTAAAACAAATCTTTAATTTTATATGTGTTTTCACTATTTTATACTTCAAGTacaaaagtataaaaattattacaacTTACACGTAATAATGTATTATTCTGTAAGACATAGATAAGACGTGGCATAGGAAAATTAGTTTTATATAAAGTAACAGTGGGTATACCAGGCCCATAACATTCTAAAACAAAATAATCAGTTCCAACTGGTGGGAAAATAGCATTGTGATATTGACACGGTTGATCGGCAAAttctgaaaataaaagaaatattataatattgtaattatatAAGTCAATCGTTAATTCTTCCTTAAAAGGTGCATATACGTGTATACTTACCTGGCGTAATGTATGATTTCGTTTTCTGTTTCTTTGTAACATTTTCCTTTGGCTGTCCGACATACTTATCTTGTATACTTTCTGTTTGTGTTTCATAATGATCATGTATGTAATTATTGTCAGACCAAGCACTATGATGGCCAGATGAAGCTGTTCTATGTTTATTTCGATTTCCTTCTGATGTTGCTGTACAGGTAACACAAACGGCAGGATGTAGAGACGAACCCACGTGTGGTAACAATGAACTCACATAATAAAGATGCCTCTGTCCTGGTCTCATAGGTGGAATACCTATAAAGTATCTATATAAAGGAAGTAAATTaaattcaaagaaaaatattgcTTGGATATAGTAATGATCAATCAACGTTTAATAAACAATAGAATTTGTTACTTACATGGTATTATTAGGCTGATCCCATGCTACTATTTGTGTAACTTCAAATTTTCCATGAGTAAGTGGAACGACTAATTTTTGGGCAACATTTACCCAAACAATATGTTTGAAATAACCAGTTGGACCATCTTTTATTGGGCTTATAGCAATGTAACTACTGCCATTTGCTGAAAAAATAGGTGCCTCTGGAGGAGTATCTACCCAACCACGACCTTCAGCTGCTATCTTTTGAATTTCCTACATGGAATGATAGAAGTAgatttataaacgaaataattatttgataaataaaatGACAATAACTGGAATAACTGCAATGTACCTGACAATGCCACGATGGGCTCTTGCAAATAGTCACAACAGAAAGATTTTGTGCACGGGTCAACCATGTTATGCAGACTTCCGTTGAAGAAATCCAAGAAGCCGTTGTAAAGTAATGTTCTCTGTTAATGGATATAAATATTGATAATATCTATAgctaatattttgtataataatatttcataattaatttaatttactgAGTGTTTGATTAAAGCAATTTGCATGATATTTAATAGCAATTAAATCTATAAGAATGCAACTTAATATATTACTACCATTAGCTGATTATATCTATGCAAAATAGTAAAACTTAACTATTTTAATGATAATAAAACACATATGAATTGTTTCTTTAATGACCTAAATTTCCCTGTTGTttatattcttttagttatAAAAAGGAAGCTATGTTATATTTTCCAAGATAGCAGAAAGAAATGAAagcaaatgaaaaaaatgtctATAATGCACACTAAAATAATTTGTGAACTAAAATTGCTAAGCTCAATTAAATAATCATTTATGTGCTGAactcaaaatattttctacagaTATCACATTAGCGGGATTAAAATGAGATGATTTCTAAGATTAACTCTATGAAAATTAATTCTTCAAGAACTTtccaaatatttaaattattaattataataggcACACACAAAAACACTTacaaatgtatataaatactatatgataaatgtgtaaaaaatacttatatgaataaaagtatatgaataaaataataatttaaaaatgtttATATGTTCAACAAAATTTTATGAATCATGTCTTGGTACAAAATGATGTAAATTCTGTTAACGTTCGtttatcaaaattattttaaaattaaatgcataatatttttaatgctttttAGTTTAACTAAAGAAAAAACGCATCAATg
It includes:
- the LOC126923668 gene encoding inactive dipeptidyl peptidase 10 isoform X2 — encoded protein: MADHDNIYDDEELVSANPNQRNWRGILIALLVIVAVLTLIVTSVALLTPPDEGPRVRGARIRLSEVLSGELTPLFFNGSWVSGQHICYRDVWGGISLLHVSPKNITSRSLMSNETFRRLNPAKFSLSPDRNYLLLAYNVKKLFRYSYLAQYKIYDVNTGEIIPLTPHPEKDIHPYLLLAQWTPRDHGLVMVQDYDIYYITSPKSNTGYRVTDTAVPGILSNGLPDWLYEEEILHRAEAIWMSSDGHMMLYASFNDSLVDEMHISWFGEGYKALYPHIRSLRYPKPGTPNPMVRLYVADLADPKNIHTKVVKPPPIIEHVEHYFTTASWISSTEVCITWLTRAQNLSVVTICKSPSWHCQEIQKIAAEGRGWVDTPPEAPIFSANGSSYIAISPIKDGPTGYFKHIVWVNVAQKLVVPLTHGKFEVTQIVAWDQPNNTIYFIGIPPMRPGQRHLYYVSSLLPHVGSSLHPAVCVTCTATSEGNRNKHRTASSGHHSAWSDNNYIHDHYETQTESIQDKYVGQPKENVTKKQKTKSYITPEFADQPCQYHNAIFPPVGTDYFVLECYGPGIPTVTLYKTNFPMPRLIYVLQNNTLLRERVAKLALPQIKTFPVQISGGYNAQVKLHLPPGLREDEITRYPLIVQVYGAPGSQLVTETFKIDWNTYLASRKNMIVAQIDGRGSGGQGYKFLHEVYYRLGSVEVADQLEVTEYLRDSLHFVDKQRVAVWGWSYGGFVAALALAHPGQDVFECGISVAPIVSWKLHDSAYAERYMGLPDVIANYKGYAESDVYEKVENLRNKMFYLVHGTADDNVQFQQSMALTHYLAKKDILFRQQVYPDVGHTLAGVKGHLYLSMAQFLDDCFQKQVPTDTKPGLISGGACL
- the LOC126923668 gene encoding inactive dipeptidyl peptidase 10 isoform X3; this translates as MVFLNINHFFKMLVSANPNQRNWRGILIALLVIVAVLTLIVTSVALLTPPDEGPRVRGARIRLSEVLSGELTPLFFNGSWVSGQHICYRDVWGGISLLHVSPKNITSRSLMSNETFRRLNPAKFSLSPDRNYLLLAYNVKKLFRYSYLAQYKIYDVNTGEIIPLTPHPEKDIHPYLLLAQWTPRDHGLVMVQDYDIYYITSPKSNTGYRVTDTAVPGILSNGLPDWLYEEEILHRAEAIWMSSDGHMMLYASFNDSLVDEMHISWFGEGYKALYPHIRSLRYPKPGTPNPMVRLYVADLADPKNIHTKVVKPPPIIEHVEHYFTTASWISSTEVCITWLTRAQNLSVVTICKSPSWHCQEIQKIAAEGRGWVDTPPEAPIFSANGSSYIAISPIKDGPTGYFKHIVWVNVAQKLVVPLTHGKFEVTQIVAWDQPNNTIYFIGIPPMRPGQRHLYYVSSLLPHVGSSLHPAVCVTCTATSEGNRNKHRTASSGHHSAWSDNNYIHDHYETQTESIQDKYVGQPKENVTKKQKTKSYITPEFADQPCQYHNAIFPPVGTDYFVLECYGPGIPTVTLYKTNFPMPRLIYVLQNNTLLRERVAKLALPQIKTFPVQISGGYNAQVKLHLPPGLREDEITRYPLIVQVYGAPGSQLVTETFKIDWNTYLASRKNMIVAQIDGRGSGGQGYKFLHEVYYRLGSVEVADQLEVTEYLRDSLHFVDKQRVAVWGWSYGGFVAALALAHPGQDVFECGISVAPIVSWKLHDSAYAERYMGLPDVIANYKGYAESDVYEKVENLRNKMFYLVHGTADDNVQFQQSMALTHYLAKKDILFRQQVYPDVGHTLAGVKGHLYLSMAQFLDDCFQKQVPTDTKPGLISGGACL
- the LOC126923668 gene encoding inactive dipeptidyl peptidase 10 isoform X1; protein product: MVFLNINHFFKMELVSANPNQRNWRGILIALLVIVAVLTLIVTSVALLTPPDEGPRVRGARIRLSEVLSGELTPLFFNGSWVSGQHICYRDVWGGISLLHVSPKNITSRSLMSNETFRRLNPAKFSLSPDRNYLLLAYNVKKLFRYSYLAQYKIYDVNTGEIIPLTPHPEKDIHPYLLLAQWTPRDHGLVMVQDYDIYYITSPKSNTGYRVTDTAVPGILSNGLPDWLYEEEILHRAEAIWMSSDGHMMLYASFNDSLVDEMHISWFGEGYKALYPHIRSLRYPKPGTPNPMVRLYVADLADPKNIHTKVVKPPPIIEHVEHYFTTASWISSTEVCITWLTRAQNLSVVTICKSPSWHCQEIQKIAAEGRGWVDTPPEAPIFSANGSSYIAISPIKDGPTGYFKHIVWVNVAQKLVVPLTHGKFEVTQIVAWDQPNNTIYFIGIPPMRPGQRHLYYVSSLLPHVGSSLHPAVCVTCTATSEGNRNKHRTASSGHHSAWSDNNYIHDHYETQTESIQDKYVGQPKENVTKKQKTKSYITPEFADQPCQYHNAIFPPVGTDYFVLECYGPGIPTVTLYKTNFPMPRLIYVLQNNTLLRERVAKLALPQIKTFPVQISGGYNAQVKLHLPPGLREDEITRYPLIVQVYGAPGSQLVTETFKIDWNTYLASRKNMIVAQIDGRGSGGQGYKFLHEVYYRLGSVEVADQLEVTEYLRDSLHFVDKQRVAVWGWSYGGFVAALALAHPGQDVFECGISVAPIVSWKLHDSAYAERYMGLPDVIANYKGYAESDVYEKVENLRNKMFYLVHGTADDNVQFQQSMALTHYLAKKDILFRQQVYPDVGHTLAGVKGHLYLSMAQFLDDCFQKQVPTDTKPGLISGGACL
- the LOC126923668 gene encoding prolyl endopeptidase FAP isoform X7, translated to MSNETFRRLNPAKFSLSPDRNYLLLAYNVKKLFRYSYLAQYKIYDVNTGEIIPLTPHPEKDIHPYLLLAQWTPRDHGLVMVQDYDIYYITSPKSNTGYRVTDTAVPGILSNGLPDWLYEEEILHRAEAIWMSSDGHMMLYASFNDSLVDEMHISWFGEGYKALYPHIRSLRYPKPGTPNPMVRLYVADLADPKNIHTKVVKPPPIIEHVEHYFTTASWISSTEVCITWLTRAQNLSVVTICKSPSWHCQEIQKIAAEGRGWVDTPPEAPIFSANGSSYIAISPIKDGPTGYFKHIVWVNVAQKLVVPLTHGKFEVTQIVAWDQPNNTIYFIGIPPMRPGQRHLYYVSSLLPHVGSSLHPAVCVTCTATSEGNRNKHRTASSGHHSAWSDNNYIHDHYETQTESIQDKYVGQPKENVTKKQKTKSYITPEFADQPCQYHNAIFPPVGTDYFVLECYGPGIPTVTLYKTNFPMPRLIYVLQNNTLLRERVAKLALPQIKTFPVQISGGYNAQVKLHLPPGLREDEITRYPLIVQVYGAPGSQLVTETFKIDWNTYLASRKNMIVAQIDGRGSGGQGYKFLHEVYYRLGSVEVADQLEVTEYLRDSLHFVDKQRVAVWGWSYGGFVAALALAHPGQDVFECGISVAPIVSWKLHDSAYAERYMGLPDVIANYKGYAESDVYEKVENLRNKMFYLVHGTADDNVQFQQSMALTHYLAKKDILFRQQVYPDVGHTLAGVKGHLYLSMAQFLDDCFQKQVPTDTKPGLISGGACL